The Impatiens glandulifera chromosome 3, dImpGla2.1, whole genome shotgun sequence genome contains a region encoding:
- the LOC124931117 gene encoding far upstream element-binding protein 1-like, which produces MMDQRQNSTVTQESNKRKLEEDIQLAKQRAQEIAARLSIDAESKRPRLFSDDNNGFSNPSNPSPTPIPSTAQTFTSQFSSSIPPASVQSGTVYGLQGSSKTIAIPNGKVGMVIGKGGETIRYIQLQSGAKIQITRDSDADPYATTRNVELLGTQQQIERAEELIINIIKESDQGNTAQSDPKVQPGNEQIELKVPNHKVASLIGKGGETIRSIQSQSGARIQIIPLHLPPGDTSTERNVYISGLKEQVESARSLINDIISVNRPRQGGYMQQQPTYPPPQSTWAPPGQQPPPQQQQPGYGYPPPPPYYSNYSAPPPADSTQSATSAAPTPPYYGGYPAQEQSGSTTQQQLPSSYYGAYPAQTSDQSVASSVAPPPYYYGQSAEMGNTQHNLTSYGYGYGYPPPPPVPGQTYEQDPSKQTSQSDDQKKSDSKLDGTVEQSDKPQQQQQQVYPYGYGTAGMYYASGYGQMGYGHPGYPAQQAPPGAYPPPPHTEAYGGSEGNGAPPANGADTKPVIETTKG; this is translated from the exons ATGATGGACCAGCGGCAAAACTCAACAGTTACTCAAGAAAGTAACAAGAGGAAGCTTGAAGAAGATATTCAACTTGCTAAGCAAAGAGCACAAGAAATCGCAGCTCGTCTATCCATTGATGCCGAATCCAAACGCCCTCGCCTTTTCTCTGACGACAATAACGGTTTCTCTAATCCCTCCAATCCATCTCCCACTCCAATTCCTT CCACTGCACAGACGTTTACAAGTCAGTTCAGTTCAAGCATCCCACCTGCATCGGTACAATCAGGGACTGTTTATGGTTTGCAAGGCTCTAGTAAGACAATTGCTATTCCTAATGGAAAG GTTGGCATGGTGATTGGTAAAGGGGGTGAAACAATAAGATACATTCAGCTTCAATCAGGGGCTAAAATCCAGATAACCAGAGATTCAGATGCTGATCCTTATGCAACTACTAGGAATGTAGAGTTATTGGGTACTCAACAGCAGATTGAAAGGGCAGAGGAGCTTatcattaatattatcaaaGAG TCAGATCAAGGGAACACTGCACAGTCCGATCCGAAAGTGCAGCCTGGGAATGAACAGATTGAACTGAAGGTTCCCAACCATAAG GTTGCGTCTCTTATTGGAAAGGGTGGTGAGACTATTAGGAGTATACAGAGTCAATCTGGAGCGCGTATCCAG ATCATTCCACTTCACCTTCCTCCCGGGGATACATCAACAGAAAGAAATGTTTACATAAGCGGACTGAAAGAGCAAGTTGAATCAGCTAGAAGTTTGATCAATGATATAATTTCAGTG AATCGACCAAGACAAGGAGGGTATATGCAGCAGCAGCCGACTTACCCACCACCCCAGAGCACTTGGGCCCCACCCGGACAACAACCGCCACCTCAGCAACAACAGCCTGGATACGGTTACCCACCTCCTCCACCTTATTACAGTAACTATTCTGCTCCACCACCAGCAGATTCTACTCAATCCGCTACCTCAGCTGCACCAACGCCTCCATATTATGGTGGCTATCCTGCTCAAGAACAGTCGGGCTCTACTACTCAACAGCAATTGCCTTCCTCTTATTATGGTGCCTATCCTGCTCAGACTTCAGATCAATCCGTCGCTTCTTCTGTCGCACCCCCGCCTTATTACTATGGACAATCAGCCGAAATGGGAAATACTCAACATAATCTAACCTCCTATGGGTATGGATATGGTTATCCTCCACCCCCACCTGTTCCTGGCCAAACCTACGAACAGGATCCTTCCAAACAGACTTCTCAATCTGATGATCAGAAAAAAAGTGATTCCAAACTAGATGGAACTGTTGAACAATCAGATAAGccgcagcagcagcagcaacaggTATATCCTTATGGTTATGGGACTGCTGGTATGTATTATGCAAGCGGTTATGGTCAGATGGGTTATGGTCATCCGGGTTATCCTGCACAACAAGCTCCTCCTGGAGCTTACCCTCCACCACCACATACGGAGGCGTATGGTGGCTCTGAAGGAAATGGTGCTCCCCCGGCTAATGGAGCAGATACTAAGCCTGTTATTGAAACAACTAAAGggtaa
- the LOC124931252 gene encoding uncharacterized protein LOC124931252, whose translation MQAQMFISSSIVLHPSSMNMSVKLNSLAIHQMKTILGYTKGGNGCILGFRPKNNRKFKILQAMNMAAAGQSDDPGKMNLDGIIKRARNMWENCPDEVKTFPWDRAVENFIQLILDLVLAVVKYLSVPLLAITTLSEMSYCAHERKLVLVPIPFVIGFTIAGILRTSVLKLSPHLKDAEVPWHLLVIAVFFTILKLPGPYYPYWGRIVIPHVANGALWGSLFFAFMWYKNSARRAETPRSDSSQSV comes from the exons ATGCAGGCTCAAATGTTTATCAGCTCTTCTATTGTTCTCCATCCATCTTCCATGAACATGTCTGTTAAATTGAACTCTCTCGCTATACATCAGATGAAG ACCATATTAGGTTACACTAAAGGGGGGAATGGTTGTATATTAGGGTTCAGACCGAAAAACAACAGGAAATTCAAAATTCTTCAAGCAATGAACATGGCTGCTGCAGGACAATCTGATGATCCTGGAAAGATGAATTTGGATGGTATTATCAAAAGAGCAAGAAACATGTGGGAAAATTGTCCTGATGAAGTTAAAACTTTCCCTTGGGATAGAGCTGTTGAGAATTTCATTCAGCTGATACTTGATCTTGTTCTTGCTGTTGTCAAATATCTTTCAGTTCCTCTATTAGCAATCACCACACTCAGTGAAATGTCTTACTGTGCGCACGAGAGGAAACTTGTTCTCGTCCCTATACCATTTGTTATTGGTTTCACTATTGCAGGGATATTAAGAACATCTGTTCTCAAACTATCTCCACATCTAAAG GATGCAGAAGTTCCATGGCATCTGCTGGTCATTGCGGTTTTCTTCACAATCCTGAAGTTACCAGGTCCATATTACCCCTATTGGGGACGCATTGTTATTCCTCATGTAGCCAATGGTGCATTATGGGGATCACTATTTTTCGCATTTATGTGGTATAAAAATTCTGCAAGACGGGCAGAGACACCAAGATCCGACTCTTCCCAATCTGTTTGA
- the LOC124932540 gene encoding 60S ribosomal protein L35a-3-like → MSSILFAYIRIFTAIAMVKGCQGETIRLYVRGTILGYKRSKSNQYPSTSLLQIEGVNTKEEVTWYQGKRIAYIYKAKVKKNGSH, encoded by the exons atgtcttcaattctttttgCATATATAAGAATCTTCACAGCAATAGCCATGGTGAAGGGGTGTCAAGGAGAAACTATCAG GCTTTATGTGCGAGGCACGATTTTAGGATACAAAAG ATCGAAGTCAAATCAGTATCCGAGCACTTCATTGTTACAGATCGAGGGAGTTAACACAAAAGAGGAAGTTACATGGTACCAAGGGAAACGCATTGCCTATATATACAAGGCCAAGGTGAAGAAGAACGGATCACACTGA